A stretch of the Archangium violaceum genome encodes the following:
- a CDS encoding class I SAM-dependent methyltransferase, with amino-acid sequence MSQNIYDDPSFFEGYSQLARSLKGLAGAPEWPALRALLPDVKDLRVVDLGCGFGWFCRWARENGAAHVLGLDLSEKMLTRARAETSDDALTYRRTDLERLELPEGPFDLAFSSLALHYVEDLERLLATVHRGLAPGGWFVFSIEHPIFMASRRPDWMTDPEGRRTWPVDNYQLEGKRTTHWLADGVSKYHRTLGTTLNTLLRQGFTLRHVEEWGPTDAQIAAHPELLEERDRPMFLLVSAQR; translated from the coding sequence ATGAGCCAGAACATCTACGATGATCCAAGCTTTTTCGAAGGTTACAGCCAGCTCGCACGCTCCTTGAAGGGCCTCGCTGGCGCCCCGGAGTGGCCGGCGCTCCGTGCGCTCCTCCCCGATGTCAAAGACCTTCGGGTCGTCGACCTCGGGTGCGGTTTCGGCTGGTTCTGCCGCTGGGCGCGGGAGAACGGCGCCGCTCACGTGCTCGGACTGGACCTGTCCGAGAAGATGCTCACTCGCGCGAGGGCCGAAACCTCGGATGACGCGCTCACCTATCGACGGACCGACCTGGAGCGCCTGGAGCTCCCGGAAGGGCCCTTTGACCTCGCCTTCAGCTCGCTCGCGCTCCATTACGTCGAGGATCTGGAACGGCTCCTCGCGACTGTTCACCGGGGGCTGGCGCCAGGTGGATGGTTTGTCTTCTCCATCGAGCATCCCATCTTCATGGCGTCGCGCCGGCCAGATTGGATGACCGACCCGGAGGGGCGCAGAACGTGGCCGGTCGACAACTATCAGTTGGAGGGGAAGCGCACGACGCATTGGCTGGCGGACGGGGTGAGCAAGTACCACCGGACGCTCGGGACCACGCTGAACACGCTACTCAGACAGGGCTTCACCCTGCGACACGTCGAGGAGTGGGGGCCAACCGACGCTCAGATCGCGGCGCACCCCGAACTGCTCGAGGAACGGGACCGGCCCATGTTCCTGCTGGTCTCCGCTCAGCGATAG
- a CDS encoding O-methyltransferase produces the protein MTTLSTAPLAPLLAHLFAQADESSAAHIPAFAQISKEERARLMASKTDYLELYTMMKDEALAVSRETGTLLYMLARACRARTIVEFGTSFGISTLHLAAALRDNGGGRLITSEFEPSKIARARQNIAAGGLADLVEIREGDALQTLAEGLPEQVDLLLLDGAKGLYPAILALVESRLRPGSLILADNADWSPEYLERVRSPQHGYLSVPFAGEVELSMRIG, from the coding sequence ATGACCACACTTTCCACCGCACCGCTCGCCCCCCTGCTGGCTCATCTGTTCGCGCAAGCGGACGAGTCCTCCGCCGCGCACATTCCGGCATTCGCCCAGATATCGAAGGAGGAGCGTGCCCGGCTGATGGCGAGCAAGACCGACTATCTCGAGCTCTACACGATGATGAAGGACGAAGCGCTCGCCGTCTCCCGCGAGACCGGCACGCTGCTCTACATGCTGGCGCGAGCCTGCCGCGCGCGGACGATCGTCGAGTTCGGCACCTCGTTCGGCATCTCGACCCTGCACCTGGCCGCGGCGCTCCGCGACAATGGCGGTGGCCGATTGATCACGAGTGAGTTCGAGCCGTCGAAGATCGCGCGCGCGCGCCAGAACATCGCGGCGGGCGGGCTCGCGGACCTCGTGGAGATTCGCGAGGGCGACGCGCTCCAGACGCTCGCCGAAGGCTTGCCCGAACAGGTCGACCTGTTGCTGCTCGACGGCGCCAAGGGGCTCTATCCGGCCATCCTGGCGCTCGTCGAAAGCCGGCTGCGGCCAGGCTCCTTGATCCTCGCCGACAACGCGGATTGGAGCCCGGAATACCTGGAGCGCGTCCGCTCGCCCCAGCACGGATATCTGTCGGTGCCGTTCGCTGGCGAGGTGGAGCTGTCGATGCGAATCGGCTGA